DNA from Massilia antarctica:
CTTTTTCAAGATTTTTCAGCGCCAGTAATTTAGGCACTCCCTTATCGCGCCCTACGGCGATTGCTGCGATAAGGTCAGCTCTACTGTTACGTAGCTTCTTCGGCAGTGCAAAAGTAAAGTCCGGCAGCAAAAAGATAGCGGAAAGAACGGCAAGCGATAATTTTCGACTTTTCAAAGGGAAATTCCTCCAAACAATTTATATGGTTTCGCCTCGCCGCAAACGCCATTTTCCTCACTTAGCGGTCTTATACCCGTGAACCTGCAATGCCGAGCTGCGCCCGTTTAATCATCAGATGGGTTGGTAAAGGTGACCACTTCGCGAAATTGGCCATTTGCCAGCGTCCAGATGTAGTGCTCCATTCCTTCCTCGTGGTCGGCATGGAAGATGCCGGCAATGTAGCGTGTGTCGTCGTCCCCGACGGAAAATAATGACCTCGTTTAGTTCAACAGCCTTACCGCCGCCAACGTAGATGTGATCAGCACGGTGTCCATATCGAAAGCGGCAAAGATGCGCCGGATGTCAGGATGGTCACTTAAACTAAGGATTGCTTTGCCCATTAGAGTAACCATGATGCTTGCTTTGTCCCCTCGACTTCTCCACCAAAGGCATGCTGCCGCAGATAAGAGAATCGCACCGCGCACTGAAGGTCCGTGAGCGTTTCAGGTGGCGTTTTTTTGGTGTCACTTGAACACACCCCTTCTCGCCAAAAGCATACTTGAAGTGCCCGAAAAATTTATCCGGCATCGAGCAGGCCCTGTTCGCGGATGAAGGCCACCACCGCCTCCACGCCTTCGCCGCTGCGCAGATTGGTGAAGATGAAGGGACGCTCGCCGCGCTGGCGCCGCGCGTCGTGCGCCATGATGTCGAGATTGGCCCCCACATGCGGCGCCAGGTCGGTCTTGTTGATGATCAGCAGATCCGAACGGGTGATGCCCGGCCCGCCCTTGCGCGGTATTTTTTCGCCGCCGGCCACGTCGATCACGTACAGGGTCAGGTCCGACAGTTCGGGGCTGAAGGTCGCCGCCAGGTTGTCGCCGCCGGACTCGATCAGGATCAGGTCCAGGTCAGGAAAATCGGCCTGCATGCGCGCGATGGCTTCCAGGTTGATCGAGGCATCCTCGCGGATCGCCGTGTGCGGGCAGCCGCCGGTTTCCACGCCCATCAGGCGCTCGGCCGGCAGCGCGCCGGCGCGCAGCAGGATCTCCATGTCTTCGCGGGTGTAGATGTCATTGGTGATGACCGCCATGTCGAACTGGTCGCGCATGCTTTTGCACAGCATTTCGCACAGCGCCGTCTTGCCGGAACCAACCGGGCCGCCAATGCCGACCCGCAGGGGATTTGATGTCATGCCGTGTCTCTCTTCCTTGAATATCATGATCGGTACAATCTGCCGTGCTGCGCCTCGTGCCGCATCGACAGCATGGACAGGCCGGGCGACCAGTTCGACATGGCGTCGTCGCCCAGGGTTTGCGCGTGGCGTGCCGCCTGTTCGATGAGCGGGCGCAGCGACAGCAGCATGCGCTGGCCCGCCACCTGCCCCAGCGG
Protein-coding regions in this window:
- the ureG gene encoding urease accessory protein UreG, yielding MTSNPLRVGIGGPVGSGKTALCEMLCKSMRDQFDMAVITNDIYTREDMEILLRAGALPAERLMGVETGGCPHTAIREDASINLEAIARMQADFPDLDLILIESGGDNLAATFSPELSDLTLYVIDVAGGEKIPRKGGPGITRSDLLIINKTDLAPHVGANLDIMAHDARRQRGERPFIFTNLRSGEGVEAVVAFIREQGLLDAG